The following proteins come from a genomic window of Cronobacter muytjensii ATCC 51329:
- a CDS encoding nucleoside-specific channel-forming protein Tsx, translated as MAGISQQALAQEEYLSDWWHQSLNVIGRYHTRFGPILTNDLYPEYTAFGKKDWFDFYGYVDIPKFFGVGNTPDHGAWDDGSPLFLEIEPRFSLDKLTGVPLVFGPFKEWYIANDYVYDMGDNRASRQSTWYMGLGTDIDTGLPVTLAFDVYAKYQWQYYAAANENEWDGYRVKVKYAIPITRLWGAQFTYSGFTNFDFGSELGDRDNARTNDSIASSHIFSLSWAHWKTAVTARYFHNGGQWKDNAKLNFGDGDFYVKATGWAGYFTVGYSF; from the coding sequence ATGGCGGGCATTTCACAGCAGGCATTAGCGCAGGAGGAATATTTATCAGACTGGTGGCATCAGAGCCTGAATGTCATTGGGCGTTATCATACGCGCTTCGGCCCGATATTAACTAACGATCTTTATCCGGAATATACGGCTTTCGGTAAAAAGGACTGGTTTGATTTTTACGGCTATGTCGATATTCCTAAATTTTTCGGCGTCGGTAATACGCCGGACCACGGCGCGTGGGATGATGGATCGCCGCTGTTTCTGGAAATAGAACCACGCTTCTCACTCGATAAGCTGACCGGTGTGCCGCTGGTATTCGGCCCTTTTAAAGAGTGGTATATCGCAAACGACTATGTATATGACATGGGCGATAATCGGGCGTCGCGGCAAAGCACCTGGTATATGGGGTTGGGGACGGATATCGACACCGGATTGCCGGTGACGCTGGCGTTTGACGTTTACGCGAAATACCAGTGGCAGTACTATGCGGCGGCCAATGAAAATGAATGGGACGGGTATCGTGTAAAAGTGAAATATGCCATTCCCATTACCCGCCTCTGGGGCGCGCAGTTTACCTATTCCGGGTTTACGAATTTTGATTTTGGCTCGGAGCTGGGCGACAGAGATAACGCACGCACTAATGACTCTATCGCCTCTTCGCATATTTTTTCGCTCAGCTGGGCGCACTGGAAAACCGCCGTTACGGCGCGTTATTTCCATAATGGCGGCCAGTGGAAGGATAATGCGAAGCTTAACTTTGGCGACGGCGACTTTTACGTCAAGGCGACCGGCTGGGCCGGCTATTTTACGGTCGGCTATTCCTTCTGA
- a CDS encoding sugar porter family MFS transporter, whose translation MPDNKKQGRSNKAMTFFVCFLAALAGLLFGLDIGVIAGALPFITEDFNITPHQQEWVVSSMMFGAAVGAVGSGWLSSRLGRKYSLMIGSVLFVIGSLCSAFAPNVEVLIISRVLLGLAVGIASYTAPLYLSEIAPEKIRGSMISMYQLMITIGILGAYLSDTAFSYSGAWRWMLGVITIPAILLLIGVFFLPDSPRWFAAKRRFHDAERVLLRLRDSSAEAKRELEEIRESLKVKQSGWALFKDNSNFRRAVFLGILLQVMQQFTGMNVIMYYAPKIFELAGYSNTTEQMWGTVIVGLTNVLATFIAIGLVDRWGRKPTLILGFIVMAAGMGILGTMLHMGIDSPAGQYFAVAMLLMFIIGFAMSAGPLIWVLCSEIQPLKGRDFGITLSTATNWIANMIVGATFLTMLNTLGNAPTFWVYAGLNLFFIVLTIWLVPETKHVSLEHIERNLMKGRKLRDIGSND comes from the coding sequence ATGCCTGACAATAAAAAACAGGGGCGTTCAAACAAGGCCATGACGTTCTTCGTCTGTTTTCTCGCGGCCCTGGCGGGACTTCTTTTCGGCCTGGACATCGGCGTGATCGCGGGCGCGCTGCCCTTCATCACTGAAGATTTTAATATCACCCCGCACCAGCAGGAGTGGGTCGTCAGCTCCATGATGTTTGGTGCCGCCGTCGGCGCGGTCGGCAGCGGCTGGCTCTCCTCACGCCTCGGGCGTAAATACAGCCTGATGATAGGTTCCGTGCTGTTTGTTATCGGCTCGCTCTGCTCGGCCTTTGCGCCGAACGTGGAAGTGCTGATTATCTCCCGCGTGCTTCTGGGCCTGGCGGTAGGTATCGCCTCCTACACCGCGCCGCTGTACCTGTCTGAAATCGCGCCGGAGAAGATCCGCGGCAGTATGATTTCGATGTATCAGCTGATGATAACCATCGGTATCCTGGGCGCGTATCTCTCCGACACCGCCTTCAGCTACAGCGGCGCCTGGCGCTGGATGCTGGGTGTTATTACCATTCCGGCGATTCTGCTGCTGATTGGCGTCTTCTTCCTGCCGGACAGCCCGCGCTGGTTCGCTGCCAAACGTCGCTTCCACGATGCCGAACGCGTGCTGCTGCGCCTGCGTGACTCCAGCGCCGAAGCCAAGCGCGAGCTCGAAGAGATCCGCGAAAGCCTGAAGGTGAAGCAGAGCGGCTGGGCGCTGTTTAAAGACAACAGCAACTTCCGCCGCGCAGTGTTCCTCGGCATTCTGTTGCAGGTCATGCAGCAGTTCACCGGCATGAACGTCATCATGTACTATGCGCCGAAAATCTTCGAACTGGCCGGGTATTCCAATACCACCGAACAGATGTGGGGCACCGTAATTGTGGGCCTGACCAACGTGCTGGCGACATTTATCGCGATTGGTCTGGTCGACCGCTGGGGGCGTAAGCCGACGCTTATCCTCGGCTTTATCGTGATGGCCGCGGGCATGGGCATTCTCGGCACCATGCTGCACATGGGCATCGACAGCCCGGCAGGCCAGTACTTCGCGGTCGCCATGCTGCTGATGTTCATTATCGGTTTTGCGATGAGCGCCGGTCCGCTTATCTGGGTATTGTGCTCTGAAATCCAGCCGCTGAAAGGTCGCGATTTCGGTATCACGCTCTCTACCGCGACCAACTGGATTGCCAACATGATAGTCGGGGCGACCTTCCTGACCATGCTCAACACGCTGGGCAACGCGCCGACCTTCTGGGTCTATGCCGGTCTCAACCTGTTCTTCATCGTGCTGACTATCTGGCTGGTGCCGGAAACCAAGCACGTGTCGCTGGAACACATTGAGCGCAACCTGATGAAGGGCCGCAAACTGCGCGACATCGGCTCGAACGACTAA